In the genome of Bacteroidota bacterium, the window AGAATGGTTCGGGCAATTTCGCCCTCGAGGGCACGGCGATAATTGACTTTCTGAACGAAATCGGAAACACCGAGGTTCGTCCGATCAAAAATCTCGTATCCGACGATGCTCGATTGCGGCAATCCCTCGCCGGCTAAAGCAAGACGAACGTCGTAAATATTGTCTTTCGGAATGACAATTGTCTTCCCGTTGTCTTCCAACTTGTATTCGACCTTTTTCTCTTGCAGTTTCTCCACGATTTTGGAAGCATCCTGGGGCGCAAGATTGCTGAAGAGCGTACCATACGTCGGGCGATTCACAAATGTGACCAGTATGATGAGTCCGACGATAACGCCAAACGTAACGGCACCCAAGGCAAATTTCTGTGCAATGGATAGACGTCGAGTCAGATCGATAAGCTGTGAGCGGACTTGCTGGGGAAACTCGGCCATGTTATACCTGCATCCTCATAATTTCCCTGTACGCCTCGATTGTCTTGTTGCGGACTTCCATCAGCAACTCGAAGCTTGTCTTCGCTTTCTCGACAGCGATCATGACGTTATGAATATCCGTCTCCTCGCCGCTTACCATGCGTTGAACTGCTTTCCCTGCCTCGCCTTGCAGCGAATTCACATCACGGACAGCTTGGTTGAGCGTATCGCTGAATGATGTGTTTGTTTCCTTCAGCAGCTTGTTCACGGAATTGTGGCTGCGTGTACCGCTCAGTTCCGGAAGCAATTGAAGTTCCTGCATATGCCCTATCCTTTTCTGTCAATAAGTGTCCCCAGTTTCACCGTACGCGGTGCACGATCGCCCTGGTATGGATTGTACGACCGCACTTCATCCACGTCATCGGGATACAACCGCTCAAAAAAAGCCTGTTCCGTTTGCGTGAGCGCTACCGGAGAAGGTGTTTGCTTCCCTCCATCCGTACGCAGTATTTCTGCCGGAATGTTCTTCAACGCGGCGTCGAACGACTCTTCAGGCGCAGGCCGTGTTTGCTTTTTGTGAACCGGCAACTGAACCGGCGTGTTGCGAATATCTGAAACGTTCATCGTCAAATCTCCAGGCTGTCTTTTGCCATTTGCTTTTGTGCATTGATAACCGTGATGTTCGCCTCGTATGCTCGGGAGGCAGACATCATGTCGACCATTTCGGTGATAATGTTGACGTTCGGCATTTTCACATAGCCGTTCTCGTCTGCATCAGGATGTGTGGGATCATGAATCAATTTGAAGTCGGACGTATCTTCTGCTTCAGCTGCTTCCACGCTGCCGGGGAGGTTCCCTTCTGCTCTGAACTGGAATCCGCCGGGTGCCAGATGCGATTCATTCGTCGTGTCAAGTTGCAGTCCGGCCTTATGAAACGTATCGGTAAACGGCTGACCGGAAGCGGATTCGATAGTAACCATCTTTCGTCTGTAGGGAGTCCCGTCTTCCGTCCGGGTCGTTTCCGCATTGGCGATGTTGTTGGCAATCGCGTTCATGCGTTTTCGTTGAGCGCTCAAACCTTGGGCACTCACATTGAGTCCGGCAAAGAGTTTCTCAACTTTCATAAGGTACCTCGAATAGCTTTTTGAATCCCCTTGAACGTATCGCCCAACAGCCGTGAACCGAACTTAAAGCGAATTTGATTCTTAGCCAATTCGGCCATCTCCATATCAACATCCACATCATTGAAACCGCTTGACATTTCGCTGTATCCCGGAGGATTATTGCGCGCAGTGTCCTGAACCTGCGGATCAACATCGACCAGAGCGGCTGCACCGCCTACTTTGATGTGCTTGTCGTTTGTTGTTGCCCCTTTCACAGCCGAAACCTGCGATGCGGTCGCAAGGTGTTCTTCGAACGACACGCTCTGGCTCTTATACCCGTGCGTGGTGATGTTTGCCAAGTTGGAGGCGGTGACCTTCTGCCGAAGAGCGTAGACGTCAAGCGCCTTGCCCAACAATGGGATGTTTGTCGAATCAAAAAGTCTCATAACGCATACCTTTCCATCACAGGACAATACTCGGTGCACTGACGTGCAACCGCAGTGCCAACATTCTCAGGTTGCCAGTCCGCCTCCAAAAAGCGCAACTATGCAACGAACGACCGGAATGGAAAGACCCGCGTTGGCTACTATCGCGCATCTGTAGAGAACTGTCATCCATTGCGAATCTTCCGAAGCTCCTGCAGTTGCGGAACCATGTGTTTTTGATAGCATTCAGGACAAATACCGTGGGAGAAATTTGCTTCCGTTCTTCGTGAGATGTAACTCTCCATATGCTGCCAATGGTTTTCGTCATCCTTGATTTTCTTGCAGTACGCGCAAATGGGTAACAATCCCTCAAGTTGTTTCACTTCCGCCTGCAGACTGAGAATGCGTTCCGCGACGCGAAGCCGTGCAGCAAGCGTGTCTCGATCAAACGGCTTGCTGATGAAGTCATCCGCACCTGCTTCCATTCCCTCGAGATACTTTTCCTTGCCTTCCAACGAAGTAAGCAGGATGATATATGTGTATTTCGGCCGAGTATCCTGCCGAACCAGTTTGCAAAACTCAATGCCGTTCATGCCGGGCATCATCCAATCAGAGATGACAAGCTGAAAATTGCCGACCCGATAGGTTCCCCAGCCTTCATTGCCATCCTTTGTTTCAACAACGTCGTGGCCGAGGGATTTGAGCACACGTGACAGAATTGCCCTTGAGCCGGCATCGTCGTCGGCTGTCAGTATCTTCATGGAATAGTCCTTTCATTCGAATGATAGTGTTCGCTGACTCGCATGACTCGCGTGATTTCATTCTCAATGCTTCTCAGAAGTCCTTCGGCATTCGGAATTCCCTCCTGTTGAGATGCAGATTCAAGCTGGTGACAGTATTCGGCAAGCTGCGTCGCGCCGAGATTTCTGCTGCTTCCTTTCAGGGCGTGCGCGGCCATACGCGCTGCTACCATGTCGTGCGCCGAAATAGCCGCACGTAATTCCTCAAGCCGAACGGGTCCATCCACTCGAAACACCTCAAGCAACTCAACGAGTAGCGCGTCCGCACCGTCACTGAGTTCGTACAGTTCTTCGAGCCTTGACCTATCAAGGATGTCGTCGATGCCGGGTTCAGGGACCTTCGATGATGAATTGGCGCTCTGTTCTTCAATCGGCGAAAGGCCGATTGGTTGTTCTCTCTCATTGAGATGTTTCGTGATGACGGAGTGCAGGAGGCCCATTCTGACGGGCTTTGCCACGTAGTCATCCATACCGACGCTGAAGCAACGATCCTGCTCACTCTGCAAAATGCTCGCTGTCATTGCCAAGATAATCGTGCGCCGTCCTCCCGGCCGCTCGGATTTTCGAATTGCCATTGTCGCGTCGAAGCCGTCCATCTCCGGCATCATGCAATCCATCAAAACAACATCATACACCTTGTTCGCAACTGCCTCTACAGCCTCGCTCCCGTTCGAAGCGACGTCGGGCACACATCCCATTTTCTGCAGCATTCGCAGGGCAACTTTTTGGTTCACGACATTGTCTTCCACCAGGAGAACGCGAATACCCTGCGGCAGCGTCAGGTTTGCATTAGGCTTGAATGTTTTCCCCACGTCGACAGTTGACACGATACCGGACGACGGCTTTTCGAACACCACCGAGAACCGGAAGGCACTCCCCTTCCCGACTTCGCTTGTAACACCAATCGTTCCACCCATTAACTCGACAAGCTGTTTGCAAATGGCGAGCCCAAGGCCGCTGCCTCCATACTTGCGCGTTGTTGAGCCGTCGGCTTGCGTGAAGGGCTGAAAAAGGGATTTCTGGACCCCTTCAGGAATTCCTATACCCGAATCGATCACGGTAAACCGAACGCGAATTCCCGGTTCTGGCCAGTCCTCACGATCCACCCGAACGACAATGCTTCCGCTATTCGTAAACTTCACGGCGTTGCCGAGAAGATTCGAAATGATCTGGCGCAGTCGAACCGGATCGCCCTTAACGGCAACCGGAACGCTATCGTTTACAATGCCGACAACACGTACCCCTCGCGTCTCCGCTTTGCGCGCGAACAAGTCCACGGTATCACCCACAACCTGGTGGAGATCGAAGTCAATGCGCTCGAGCGACATCTTATTCGCTTCAATCTTGGAGAAGTCAAGAATGTCGTTAATGATGGTCAGAAGAGAGTCGCCGCTTGAGTGAATTGTTTGAGCATAGTCCTTCTGCACAGGGTCCAAATCGGTTTCAAGAAGGAGTTCAGCAAGGCCGAGCACGCCGTTCATCGGTGTGCGGATTTCATGACTCATGTTCGCAAGAAATTGACTCTTCGCTATCGTCGCTGCTTGCGCTTCTTGCACAGCCTGTTCAAGCTCTCGCGTCCTCGCCTGAACCAGAGCCTCAAGGTTTTTATTGTGCTCATTGATCTTACGGTACAAGGCCGAATTCTCGAGCGTGTTGGCGGTAATGAGAAGAAGAATGGAAAGAAGGTTCAGAGTTCCGTCAACTACCTGCCCGGTTCGTTCATCCAACACGCCGACGAACATTCCAAGTACCCGGTCGCGGGTTGCGATGGGATGCAACATCAGAGAGTGCCCGAGCTGTTGCATACCGAACGTGACAGCCCGGTTGTTGTTCAACGCCCATGCAAATGTTCCCTGTGCCGTTTGATGCGCAATCTCCTTTTGGATGGCTGAGATCTGATCCGCGGGCTCACAGTCAACAATATCAAATTCGGCTGTTTCGTCGTTCACCATCAGGAATGCGACGGTGTGGAACCGCATCAGACGAAGAACATACTGCCGCGTCGCCCCGAAAATCTCCTGTACCTCCCAATCTACATGGGCAGTTGTGTGCAAGTCGCCCATCGAGGCAACGATATCAAGTGCATCGAGATTCCAACGATTCACCTCCTCAAGGTAGGCAATACGCTCCTCGAGATTTTTCATCTGATCCACAACCTCGACAGGAAGTGGCGCGTGAACCGGGTGATGTGCCTTCTGCGGATTCATCTGTTTGAGTTACAAAATAATCTTCACTGCATCATCAAACTGGCGGTCAATCTGTTCGCATGCCGGGGCAAGTACGCTTACCTGTAGTGCAAGGCGTTCCCACACTTCTGCATTCATGGGCGGAACGTAGTGTTCACCGCTGCTTCCGAAACCCATGCCGTGAGCGAGAATATCTGCAACATGGACGATTGCCGTTTCGACCGGAAACCGGGTTGCAAGACCCGGGTTGTGATGAAATCCGACAACCTCCTCTTGATATGACGAGAGTTTCCAGATTTGCATAAGGGCACGCCCGACTGCGGCATGATCAAAGCCAATGACTTCCGTTTCTGTTACGTACAACAGTTCGTTGTTCTTTCTGGCACGAAGCAGCGCCTCGCGGGAGAGGTCGGGAATCTTCACATACATCACAAGCCGGCCGATATCGTGAAGGATGCCGGCAACAAAGAACCGCTCGATATTTGCCTCTCTGCGAAGCGTAGCGAGTGTTCTTGCCGCGATTCCGACTGCGACGCTGTGCTTCCAGAATTTCTCCATATCCACCAAATCGGACGGGATGCCCTTAAAGAGCTTGATGATGGACGTTGCGAGCGCAAGATCGCGCAGTTGTTGGGTTCCGACAATTCCAATAGCCTTTGTAATGGATTCTATCCGTTGTGGAAAATTGAAGAAGGCGCTGTTGACCACCATGAGCAGCCGTGCTGTAAGTCCTGCATCCTCGCTGATGATCTTTCCGATGTCGTTCATTGATGAACGCGGGTTGTTGACGGCCTCATTAATGCGCATGAACACTGTCGGGAGAGAAGAGAGTTCGACGTAGCCTTTGAGCAGATCACTCGGACTATTTATCATTGGTGACGACCCCTGCCTTTCTCCTTATAGTTCGAAGCACGGCAAGCCGGAACAGTTCTTGATTAAGCGGGTGAGACATGTCGGCATGATGAAACAACTCACGCTTCTCCGTTTCACATGCGGTTAGAATGTCTTTGTCGAAGCTCTCGATAATCTTGGCGTTGATTTCGTCGCGGTCCACGCCAAGAATATCCGCATCAGTTATTCCCCACTGTTTGAGGATTGTCAGATGCTTTTCGGTTACCTGGAGACCGCTTTTCAGTAGCACTCTTCCGCTCCTGTCCAATACGTCGGAAGCGAGGGTCATTCCGGGTTCAATTTCGTCTAAGTTGAGTCTGCCCATTAGAAGTCCGATGAATGTGAGATCCGCTATTTTTCTCTGCGGAATTGACGTGCCGATATGGTGATCGACGTTCCACACGCTGTAGTGAAATGAGTGAAAACCAGCATTCCTTCTGAAGGCATGCCGTTCTTGACCCGTACACTATCCCATTGATATCCCTGAAGATGAACATCCCTGTCGGCAAGGAAGTCTTCCTTTGAAGTCCATTCCGTGCCGCACAGTGAGCACCTCTTGAAGAACCCGGATACATGCATGTAGTCAGTTAGCCTGTTGTTTCACTACCGTTGCGGCAAACTATATGCCATTACACACACAGGAAACCAAGTCCAAAACAGATGGGATGCAGCGGAAAAGTCGGAGAATGTCAGGAGCGGTCGGAAATGAAGAAGAAATGCTGCACAATACTAGCCATATGGCTTCTTTCAGAGTATTCAAGGTGCTGAATCAGATTTCAGGTGCTTGGAGCGGTGCGTCGGAAGGACGACGGATTTACGTTGATCTGGCGCTTGCTTCCAATATCCATTCGACTGTTGAGCGAACGGTTTCGTCTTCATCGCTTGCCTGTTGCGACACAAGTTCCAGAACGTCCCGATCAGCGAACCGGCCAAGAACCTCGATGGTTTTTATTCTGACCCACGGATCGGGTACTGCAAGAAGTTCCGTCAAGAAACAGAATGTCCGTTGCCTGTCAATCAAGAACAGCGTTTCGAGGATCAGTTGCTTCGATTCATCATCAATGCAAAGCCATTGCTCCGCCGCTTTGCCGAAAAGGATATTTGCGTCAGGCTGTGAGACCGGCAATGTGGAGGTTGATATATGATGAAACAGGAGAGTTTTCAGGAGAACAAACA includes:
- the fliE gene encoding flagellar hook-basal body complex protein FliE, which encodes MQELQLLPELSGTRSHNSVNKLLKETNTSFSDTLNQAVRDVNSLQGEAGKAVQRMVSGEETDIHNVMIAVEKAKTSFELLMEVRNKTIEAYREIMRMQV
- the flgC gene encoding flagellar basal body rod protein FlgC produces the protein MKVEKLFAGLNVSAQGLSAQRKRMNAIANNIANAETTRTEDGTPYRRKMVTIESASGQPFTDTFHKAGLQLDTTNESHLAPGGFQFRAEGNLPGSVEAAEAEDTSDFKLIHDPTHPDADENGYVKMPNVNIITEMVDMMSASRAYEANITVINAQKQMAKDSLEI
- the flgB gene encoding flagellar basal body rod protein FlgB, with translation MRLFDSTNIPLLGKALDVYALRQKVTASNLANITTHGYKSQSVSFEEHLATASQVSAVKGATTNDKHIKVGGAAALVDVDPQVQDTARNNPPGYSEMSSGFNDVDVDMEMAELAKNQIRFKFGSRLLGDTFKGIQKAIRGTL
- a CDS encoding response regulator → MKILTADDDAGSRAILSRVLKSLGHDVVETKDGNEGWGTYRVGNFQLVISDWMMPGMNGIEFCKLVRQDTRPKYTYIILLTSLEGKEKYLEGMEAGADDFISKPFDRDTLAARLRVAERILSLQAEVKQLEGLLPICAYCKKIKDDENHWQHMESYISRRTEANFSHGICPECYQKHMVPQLQELRKIRNG
- a CDS encoding response regulator encodes the protein MKNLEERIAYLEEVNRWNLDALDIVASMGDLHTTAHVDWEVQEIFGATRQYVLRLMRFHTVAFLMVNDETAEFDIVDCEPADQISAIQKEIAHQTAQGTFAWALNNNRAVTFGMQQLGHSLMLHPIATRDRVLGMFVGVLDERTGQVVDGTLNLLSILLLITANTLENSALYRKINEHNKNLEALVQARTRELEQAVQEAQAATIAKSQFLANMSHEIRTPMNGVLGLAELLLETDLDPVQKDYAQTIHSSGDSLLTIINDILDFSKIEANKMSLERIDFDLHQVVGDTVDLFARKAETRGVRVVGIVNDSVPVAVKGDPVRLRQIISNLLGNAVKFTNSGSIVVRVDREDWPEPGIRVRFTVIDSGIGIPEGVQKSLFQPFTQADGSTTRKYGGSGLGLAICKQLVELMGGTIGVTSEVGKGSAFRFSVVFEKPSSGIVSTVDVGKTFKPNANLTLPQGIRVLLVEDNVVNQKVALRMLQKMGCVPDVASNGSEAVEAVANKVYDVVLMDCMMPEMDGFDATMAIRKSERPGGRRTIILAMTASILQSEQDRCFSVGMDDYVAKPVRMGLLHSVITKHLNEREQPIGLSPIEEQSANSSSKVPEPGIDDILDRSRLEELYELSDGADALLVELLEVFRVDGPVRLEELRAAISAHDMVAARMAAHALKGSSRNLGATQLAEYCHQLESASQQEGIPNAEGLLRSIENEITRVMRVSEHYHSNERTIP
- a CDS encoding HDOD domain-containing protein, with amino-acid sequence MINSPSDLLKGYVELSSLPTVFMRINEAVNNPRSSMNDIGKIISEDAGLTARLLMVVNSAFFNFPQRIESITKAIGIVGTQQLRDLALATSIIKLFKGIPSDLVDMEKFWKHSVAVGIAARTLATLRREANIERFFVAGILHDIGRLVMYVKIPDLSREALLRARKNNELLYVTETEVIGFDHAAVGRALMQIWKLSSYQEEVVGFHHNPGLATRFPVETAIVHVADILAHGMGFGSSGEHYVPPMNAEVWERLALQVSVLAPACEQIDRQFDDAVKIIL